The genomic segment CCGCCACCGAGGCGGTTCATGCGGCCGGCAATCGGCTGCAGGCCGGCGAGCACGCGCACGATGTCCGCAGGTGCGTACCCCAGCGCGCGCAGCACGCCGGCAACGACCAGCAGGTTGTCGACATTGAAGCGGCCGAGCAGCGCCGCGCGCACCGGCAGCGACTGGCCGTCGATGCGCAGCGTGAACGCGATGCCGCGATCGTCGAGCGCGATGTCGTGTGCGGCGATGTCGGCGGCGGCATTGCCGGCGGCGCTGATCGTGATCGCACGGACGCTGTCGGCGAGCTGCGCGGGCAGCGTCGCGCCGAAGGCGTCGTCGATATTGATCACGGCGGCCTTGAGGCCCTCGCGCACGAACAGCTTGGCCTTCGCCGCGCCGTAGCCGGCCATGTCGCCGTGGTAGTCGAGATGGTCGCGGGTGAGATTGGTGAACACCGCGACGTCGTAATGCACGGCATCGACGCGGCCCTGGTCGAGCGCGTGCGAGCTGACTTCCATCGCCACCGCAGCTGCGCCGGCGTCGCGCAGCTGCGCGAGCAGCGCATGCGTCTGCAGCACCAGCGGCGTGGTGAAACCGGTCGGCTCGACCGCGCCATGCAGACCGGCGCCGAGCGTGCCGATGGTGCCGGCGCGCGTGCCGATGGCTTCGAAGGCCTGGGCGAGCAGCTGCACCGTCGAAGTCTTGCCGCTGGTGCCGGTCACGCCGACCATCGTCATCGCGTGCGAGGGCTGGCCGTGGAACGCATCGGCCATCGCGCCCATGCGCACACGCAGGCCGGCGACGGCGATCGCATCGGCCGGCAGCGACGGAATCTCCGCCGGCACCGGCGGTTCGAACAGGATCGCGCTGGCGCCGGCGGCGCGCGCGGTGTCGGTGAAATGCAGGCCGTGCGTGCCGAAGCCGCCGATCGCGACGAAAGCATCGCCCGGACGGATCGCGCGGCTGTCCTGCACCAGACCGGTGATCACCGTGTCGGCCGGCACCGCAGCCACGTCGGGCAGCAGTGCGTTGAGGGCCATCGCGCGGCTCATCGCTGGCCTCCAGCGACGTGCGTCGCGGCGACCGGCGTGCTCTGCACGGCGGACACGACCGGCGCGGCCGCAGGCGTCGACGGCGCGGGCACGGTGCGGCCCTGCTCGCGCGCACGCTTCGCATCGGCCGTGGCCTGCGCGGCCAGCCAGGTGTCGATGTCGTCGGGCGGCACGTCCATCAGGCGCAGCGCGCCGTCCATGACCCGCTGAAACACCGGCGCGGACACGTAGCCGCCGCCGTAGGTGGAACCGCCCTTTGACGTATCCGGATCGTCGATGACCACGGCCATCGCGAAGCGCGGATTCTCGACCGGCACCAGACCTGCAAAGAACGCGAGGTAGCGCCGCGCATACCCGCCGCCGCTGGCCTTGCGCGCCGTGCCGGACTTGCCGGCGACGTGATAGCCGAGGATCGCCGCGCGCGTGCCGGTGCCGCCGGGCTCGGTGACGGTCTGCATCATCCGCACCACTTCGTCGGCGACCGCGGCCGAGACCACCTGGCGCGATTCGCCGGCGTGACCCTTGACGAAGGTCGGCGCGATCGAGCGGCCGTGGTTGCCGAGCGTGGCGTAGGCGTGGGCGATCTGCATCGGCGTGACCGACAGGCCGTAGCCGTAGGACATGCCCTGCTTGCTGGTGCCGCTCCAGCGCGAGGGATCCGGAAACAGGCCCGCGGCTTCGCCCGGGAATCCGCTGCCGGTGCTCTGGCCGTAGCCGAAGCTGCGCACGAAGTCGTAGAAGTACTGGTTCTCGAGCTTGTGCACGATCATCGCCGAGCCGACGTTCGAGCTCTTGGTGATGATGCCGGTTGTGTCGAGCACGCCGTAGTTGCGGAAATCGCTGGTGCGGAAGCGGCCGTTCGGAATCCAGCCGGGGCTGGTGTTGAACGTACTGGCGGGCGAGATGACGCCCTTCTCCAGCGCAGCGGCCACGGTGATCGGTTTCATCGTCGAGCCGGGCTCGAGCAGATCGGTCACCGCGCGGTTGCGATGCGCGTCGCGGTTCTCGCCGGTGACGCGGTTGTTGTTGTAGGTCGGCAGGTTGGCCATCGCCAGCACTTCGCCGGTCGCCACTTCGAGCACGACGATCGAGCCCGCGCTCGCGCCGGTTTCTTCCAGCGCGCGGCGCAGTTCGCGATGCGCGAGGAACTGGATGCGGCGATCGATGCTCAGCACCAGATCCTTGCCCGGCTCGGCGGCGCGCACCAGGCTCACGTGTTCGACGATGCGGCCGTGGCGATCGCGGATCACGTTCTGCGCGCCCGGCACACCGGCCAGCCATTCGTCGAACGCGAGTTCCACGCCTTCCTGGCCGTTGTCGTCGATGTTGGTGAAGCCCAGCACGTGCGAGACCGCCTCGCCCTGCGGGTAGAAGCGGCGGTATTCGCGCTGCGAGAACACGCCCGGCACGCCGAGATCGAGCACGCGCTTGGCCGCCACCGGGCTGATCCGGCGGTGGCGCGGGATGTACATGAATTCCTTGTCGGCGCGCTGCGACACCGCGCGCGACAGCTCCTCGAGCGGCAGGCCGGTGGCCTGGGCCAGTTCGGGCAGACGGTCGGGATGCTTGCTCAGTTCCTGCGGATTCGCCCACAGCGATTCGACCGGCGAGGAGATCGCCAGCGGCTCGCCGTTGCGGTCGGTGATCATGCCGCGCGAGGCCGGAATTGGCACTTCGCGGCGGAAGCGCGCGTCGGCCTTCTGCTGGTAGAACGCGTTGTCGATCAGCTGCAGATCCACCGCGCGGCCGACCAGCGCGACCGCGCCCAGACCCAGCGCGCCGCCGACCAGCATCAGGCGCAGACGCAGATCGAACTGCGCGCGCTTGCGCGGCTTTTTGGCGTGGCCGTCGCCGGCCTTGATGAACTTGCGGAAGTTCATGGGCGCACCACGACGATCTCGGCCGTCTCGGGGAATCGCATGCCCAGACGTTCGCGCGCGACCTGGTCGACTCGGTTGCTCATCGCCCACGTCGCCTGCTCGAGCTGCAGACGGCCGAAGTCGATGTTGAGTTCGTCGCGCGCGCGCTCCAGACGGGTCAGATCGATGTAGAGCTGGCGATAATCGTGGCGCGCGTGCACCACGCCGATCGCGGTGATCACGTTGGCGGCCAGCAGGATCGCGACGACGAGATGGCGCAACTTCATGCCGCCGCCTCCAGTTTTTCGGCGACGCGCAGCACTGCGCTGCGGGCGCGCGGGTTGGCACGCAGCTCGGCGTCGTCGGCCTTGGTCGCATCGGCGACGATGCGCAGGCGCGGCACGAACGGCGCGGCTTCGGGCAGACGGCGATTGCCGGCCGGCGCCTTCGCATGACCGGCGATGAAGCGCTTGACGATGCGGTCTTCCAGCGAGTGGAAGCTGATCACCGCGAGGCGGCCACCGGGTCGCAGCGCCGCGAGTGCGGCATCGAGACCGGTTTCGAGATCGGCCAGTTCGCGGTTGATGTGGATGCGGATCGCCTGGAACGAGCGCGTCGCCGGATTCGTTTCCTTCTGACCCGGCTTGGACTTGCCACGCGGCACATTGGCGCCGATCACCGCGGCCAGATCGGCGGTACGCAGGAACGGCGTCTCGGCGCGACGCGCCACGATCGCACGCGCGATGCGGCGGCTCATGCGCTCTTCGCCGTAGGTCCACAGCACGTCGGCGATCGCAGCCTCGTCGGCGCGGGCGATCCACTCGGCGGCGCTCTCGTCCGCGTCCGGATCCATGCGCATGTCGAGCGGACCGTCCTTGCCGAAGCTGAAACCGCGCTCGGCGACATCGAGCTGCGGCGAGGACACACCCAGATCGAACAGCACGCCATCGAGCGGCGCCTGCGCGACTTCGCGCCAGCCGGTCAGCTCGATGAAGCTGCCACGGAAGATCGACACGCGCGGGTCAGCGCCGAAGCGGGCCTGCGCGACGGCGACCGCCTCGGGATCCTTGTCCATCACCAGCAGGCGGCCATCGGCGCCCAGCTGCGCGAGCACGCCGGCGGCGTGGCCACCGCGGCCGAAGGTGCCATCGAGGTAGCGGCCATCCGGGCGCACGTGCAGGCCGTCGAGCACCTGCGCGTACAACACCGGGAGGTGGCCGGACATCACATCCGTACCACCGGCGGTCACAACGGCAATCCTTCGAGATCGTCGCCCGCCATGTCCTCGTCGGTCAGGGTCTGGCGGATATGCGCCTGATGCGCCTGCTCGCTCCAGAGTTCGAACTTGTCGCCCATGCCCACCAGCACCGCGCGGCGGTCGATGCCGACCGTGTTGCGCTGGCTGGACGGAATGCCGATGCGGCCACTGGCGTCGGGCTCGAGCACGGTGGCGGCGCCAACCAGCTTCAGCTGCAGGGTGCGGTTGCGGGCGAGCGTGCGCGGCAGCGCATTGACCTGGTCGCGCAGCGTTTCCCAGGCCTTGAACGGGTAGAGATACAACCCGCCGGCATCAAAGGGGTTGTAGGTCAGGACCAGCCGGTTGTCGCATTCACGGGCGACGAAGTCCCGATAGGCGGTTGGAATCGCCAGTCGGCCCTTCTCGTCGATGGTGATGGCGGTCTCGCCCTGCAACACGTCCGTTCCTGCCCGTTGAGTGCCCGTCTGAAGCGGGCTTCGGCGTTCGGAAAACCACGAATTTCCCGGTTTCCCCACGAGTCGCCACCTTAGGACCCACCATTTGGGTTGTCAACAGCTTTGTCGAGAACTTTTCACCTGTCTGGTCAATGACTTGCAGCACTCTTCAGAGACTTGTTCAAGCTTTATCCACAAGCTTCTGTTTCGTCTCAAATTTTGAGATTTGCGTGAATTTGGCAATGAACGGAACCCTCACGTGGGCTTCACGTAATCGGCTTGTTGCGGCGCAGCATTCAAGTGTTTCGAGGGCTGGCCAGAGTGGTGTTGCGCGGGCGAACAGCTGGTCAGGTCGATTCAGGTCGCATCGAGCCTCGAAACAGGCAGGACCGGACGCCGGGGTTCTCTCGATCGGGGAGGCCGCCGCCGTCCATCAGGCCGGTATGCCAGATGAAACCCGCCAACCCGACACCTCTCCCTCCGGGAGAGGTCGACGCGCACAGTGCGTCGGGTGAGGGCCGGAACATGCGGTGATCCCGAATCGCCCGCTCCCAGCGCTGACACCGGAACGATCGTTCTCCAACTCCGACAGGATCCGCGGAGCGCTCGAGGCGCATGCCATGCCGTTCCAGCGCGGCCTCCACGTGGTCCTCCAGAACGAATGGCAACGGCGCCGTACGGCCTCGGCCTGGACCGCGCCACACATGACCCAGCCTCCAGTCCTTCGGAGGCTTCAGATAAGAAGGTGGCGGAGCCGGCCGATAAGCCGGGTTCTGTCGTGGACAGTCATTCCTCTAGGCGCACCGTCACCGGTACGCTCGAGCAACCTACCCGGACCCGACGCGGGCAACGTCATGAGGTCCCTATTTGGTCTTGCTCCAGGTGGGGTTTGCCGTGCCGGTCTGTTGCCAGACTCGCGGTGCGCTCTTACCGCACCATTTCACCCTTGCCGTCCTGCCGAAGCAGTCTTGGGCGGTATCTTTCTGTTGCACTTTCCGTCGGCTCGCGCCGCCCAGGCGTTACCTGGCACCTTGCCCTGTGGAGCCCGGACTTTCCTCGGCATCGCCGGATGCAAGCACCCGGGATGACGCGACTGTCTGGCCGACTCCGCCGCGCGCATTGTGGCACGCCGGTGACACTGCAGACCGGCCCCATGCACTCAGTCGGCGGATGCCCGTTCCAGCAACCTGGTGAACGCGACGCCGAATTCCGGCGACAGCGTGGCGTCGTTGTGGCCACGACCGGGCACGACCACCAGTTGCCTGTCGGTGGCCGGCAATGGCGTCGCATCGAACAGCGCCTGCGAGAACTTCGGCGCCGTGGTGACATCCAGTTCGCCGACGACGTAGAGCACCGGTTCGTCCAGCCGACGCGCGACCTCGAGATTGCCGGTCTTCTGCAGGGCCGGCGCGATATCGAAACGCCGCACCGCCAGCCGCGTCCAGAAGCCGGCCCGCGCGCGCATCGCCCGGGTCCAGTCCTCGGCGGTGGTCATCGAGCTTTCCAGCACCAGGCCATCGAGCTGCCGCGTGTCGGCCACGTACCCGGCAGAGAAGCTGCCCAGCGATTGGCCGTGCACGATCAGCGGCCGGCCTGTCGTCTCGGCGCGCACCTGGTCGTAGACCTGCAACGCATCCGCGCGCAGCCCGTCGATGGTCGGCGCGCCGGTGCTGGCACCGTAGCCGCGATGGTCCACCAGCACTAGATCCACTGGCAGCCCCGCGTAGGCGTCGAAGATGCGCCGGGCATGCAAGCCGGTCCGGAAGCCGTTGCCGCCGAAGTACAGCACCGTCGCCCGGGCGTTGGCGCGCTTCAGGTCCACGCGATAGATCGACACGTCGTCAGGCGTGTCGATCCGCGATTCTGTGGCGGTATAGCCGGCATGGGTGGCGGCCAGCACGGCGAGATCGGGCGGCGGCGCAGGCATCGGTCGGACCAGATGCGACTCTTTCAGCGAGTAGGTGCAACCGGCCATGACGACGCACAGCGCGACGGCCATCAGGCCGCGGGCGGATCGGGACTGCATGCGGTGACTTCCTTCCTTGGGACACCGTTCGACGCGATCAGGCGTCCGGAGTTCCCTGCCCGTACAGCGACTTGCGGGGCGCGCCGGTGATATCGGCGGCAAGCTTGGCCGCGAGCGAGGGTTTCATCTCGCGCGCCAGCAGTGCGTAGACACGGCGCCCCTCGGCCAGTCGCGCATCGACATCGTCGCCCGCGCCTTCGATCAGCACGACGAACTCGCCCTTGCGCTGGTCGGCCTCTACGGCAACACGCGCGGCCAGAATCTCCAGCGGACCGTCGAGCACGGTCTCGAAGAGTTTGGTCAGTTCGCGCGCCACAACGGCCGCACGCGCGCCGCCGAAAGCCTGCACGGCGTCGGCCAGCATTTCCTCGATGCGGTGCGACGACTCGTAGAACAGCACCGTGCGCGGCTCGGAGGCGAGCACCTGCAGGCGTTCGCGGCGGGCGCCGGCCTTCGCCGGCAGAAAGCCTTCGAACACGAACCGGTCGCTCGGCAGACCGGCGACGCTCAACGCGGCGATCAACGCGCTCGGCCCCGGCACCGGCGACACGCGAAGACCGGCCTCGCGGGCCGCGCGCACCAACCGGAAGCCGGGATCGCTGACCAGCGGCGTGCCAGCATCGCTGACCAGCGCCAGCGACTCGCCGGCCTGCAGGCGCTCGACCAGACGCGCGGCCAGGCCGTCCTCGTTGTGTTCGTGCAGGGCGATCAGCGGGCGCTCGATACCGAAGTGGCCCAGCAGCTGGCGCGTGTGCCGGGTGTCCTCGGCGCAGATGGCGTCGACACTGCGCAGCACTGCCTGCGCGCGCGGCGACAGGTCGCCCAGATTGCCGATCGGCGTCGCCACGACGTGCAGGACGCCGGGGGCGCGGGAAGGATCGCTCATCGTCTGCACACCGGGAACGCTAGAATGCGCCCATTATCCCGCAGCGGAACCGCGACATGGCAGCAACGGCCCAGCCTTCGAACGCCCGCACGCGCACGACGCGCGCCGTCGGTGCGCCGCCCCGCGCTCTGCGCCTGCTCGCCGGCGCTGCGCTGGCCGCGGTGCTCGCCAACTGCGCGACCGTGCAGACTACCGGCAGCGCCGGCCCGGTCGCCGCACCGTCGGAAGCCCCGGCCGCGCCGGGTCGCTGGACCTTCGACGACACCCGCCCCGCCGCCGAGCGCGATGGCTACCGCCCGCCGCGCAAGCTCGCCGTGCTGCTGCCGATGAGCGGCGCACTCGCGACCGCCGCCGCGCCGGTGCGCGATGGCCTGCTGGCCGGTTACTACGGCGAGCGCCGTGAGCGGCCCGAACTCGCGTTCTACGACACCGCCGGCACCGCGGCCGGCACCGCGAACGCCTACAGCCGCGCGATCGCCGAGGGCGCCGACCAGGTTGTCGGTCCGCTCGGCCGCGAGGAAGTCGACGCGCTGTTCCATAGCCCCGCGCAGGTGCCGGTGATCGCGCTCAACCGCGGCTCCGTGCAGGCGCCGGGCAACGCAGCCGCGTTCTCGCTGGCGCCCGAAGATGAAGGCGACGCCGCCGCGCAGTACCTGCTCAAGCGCAACGCGCGCAACGTGCTGGTGCTGAGCAACGGCGAAGACGCCGCGCGTCGCAGCGTCGATGCGCTGACCGCGCGCCTGGCCCAGAACGGCGGCAGCGTCGTGGCGACGCTCGCGATCATCGGTGACACCCCTGTCGACCAGACGCCGGCGCTGCAGAACGCGCTGGCCGGCGGCGCCGGTGTGGACGCGGTGTATCTCGCGATCCGCGGCAACCAGGCCCGCGTGCTGGCGCCGCAGCTGTCGGTCGCCGGTCTCGCCACGCGCCCGCGCGTGGGCAGCTCGCTGCTCGCA from the Luteimonas fraxinea genome contains:
- the ftsL gene encoding cell division protein FtsL, whose amino-acid sequence is MKLRHLVVAILLAANVITAIGVVHARHDYRQLYIDLTRLERARDELNIDFGRLQLEQATWAMSNRVDQVARERLGMRFPETAEIVVVRP
- the rsmH gene encoding 16S rRNA (cytosine(1402)-N(4))-methyltransferase RsmH, whose protein sequence is MSGHLPVLYAQVLDGLHVRPDGRYLDGTFGRGGHAAGVLAQLGADGRLLVMDKDPEAVAVAQARFGADPRVSIFRGSFIELTGWREVAQAPLDGVLFDLGVSSPQLDVAERGFSFGKDGPLDMRMDPDADESAAEWIARADEAAIADVLWTYGEERMSRRIARAIVARRAETPFLRTADLAAVIGANVPRGKSKPGQKETNPATRSFQAIRIHINRELADLETGLDAALAALRPGGRLAVISFHSLEDRIVKRFIAGHAKAPAGNRRLPEAAPFVPRLRIVADATKADDAELRANPRARSAVLRVAEKLEAAA
- a CDS encoding division/cell wall cluster transcriptional repressor MraZ; the protein is MLQGETAITIDEKGRLAIPTAYRDFVARECDNRLVLTYNPFDAGGLYLYPFKAWETLRDQVNALPRTLARNRTLQLKLVGAATVLEPDASGRIGIPSSQRNTVGIDRRAVLVGMGDKFELWSEQAHQAHIRQTLTDEDMAGDDLEGLPL
- a CDS encoding penicillin-binding protein 2: MNFRKFIKAGDGHAKKPRKRAQFDLRLRLMLVGGALGLGAVALVGRAVDLQLIDNAFYQQKADARFRREVPIPASRGMITDRNGEPLAISSPVESLWANPQELSKHPDRLPELAQATGLPLEELSRAVSQRADKEFMYIPRHRRISPVAAKRVLDLGVPGVFSQREYRRFYPQGEAVSHVLGFTNIDDNGQEGVELAFDEWLAGVPGAQNVIRDRHGRIVEHVSLVRAAEPGKDLVLSIDRRIQFLAHRELRRALEETGASAGSIVVLEVATGEVLAMANLPTYNNNRVTGENRDAHRNRAVTDLLEPGSTMKPITVAAALEKGVISPASTFNTSPGWIPNGRFRTSDFRNYGVLDTTGIITKSSNVGSAMIVHKLENQYFYDFVRSFGYGQSTGSGFPGEAAGLFPDPSRWSGTSKQGMSYGYGLSVTPMQIAHAYATLGNHGRSIAPTFVKGHAGESRQVVSAAVADEVVRMMQTVTEPGGTGTRAAILGYHVAGKSGTARKASGGGYARRYLAFFAGLVPVENPRFAMAVVIDDPDTSKGGSTYGGGYVSAPVFQRVMDGALRLMDVPPDDIDTWLAAQATADAKRAREQGRTVPAPSTPAAAPVVSAVQSTPVAATHVAGGQR
- a CDS encoding alpha/beta hydrolase, which codes for MQSRSARGLMAVALCVVMAGCTYSLKESHLVRPMPAPPPDLAVLAATHAGYTATESRIDTPDDVSIYRVDLKRANARATVLYFGGNGFRTGLHARRIFDAYAGLPVDLVLVDHRGYGASTGAPTIDGLRADALQVYDQVRAETTGRPLIVHGQSLGSFSAGYVADTRQLDGLVLESSMTTAEDWTRAMRARAGFWTRLAVRRFDIAPALQKTGNLEVARRLDEPVLYVVGELDVTTAPKFSQALFDATPLPATDRQLVVVPGRGHNDATLSPEFGVAFTRLLERASAD
- a CDS encoding UDP-N-acetylmuramoyl-L-alanyl-D-glutamate--2,6-diaminopimelate ligase; its protein translation is MSRAMALNALLPDVAAVPADTVITGLVQDSRAIRPGDAFVAIGGFGTHGLHFTDTARAAGASAILFEPPVPAEIPSLPADAIAVAGLRVRMGAMADAFHGQPSHAMTMVGVTGTSGKTSTVQLLAQAFEAIGTRAGTIGTLGAGLHGAVEPTGFTTPLVLQTHALLAQLRDAGAAAVAMEVSSHALDQGRVDAVHYDVAVFTNLTRDHLDYHGDMAGYGAAKAKLFVREGLKAAVINIDDAFGATLPAQLADSVRAITISAAGNAAADIAAHDIALDDRGIAFTLRIDGQSLPVRAALLGRFNVDNLLVVAGVLRALGYAPADIVRVLAGLQPIAGRMNRLGGGDTQPLVVVDYSHKPDPLQQALQSLRGHLRGELVCVFGCGGERDTGKRPQMAAIAEANADRVIVTDDNPRGENGDAIVADIMAGFALPDAVTIERDRRRAIERAIGESKPGDIVLIAGKGHEPYQEIDGVQHAFDDRVVAQAALDARDVGGAR
- the rsmI gene encoding 16S rRNA (cytidine(1402)-2'-O)-methyltransferase yields the protein MSDPSRAPGVLHVVATPIGNLGDLSPRAQAVLRSVDAICAEDTRHTRQLLGHFGIERPLIALHEHNEDGLAARLVERLQAGESLALVSDAGTPLVSDPGFRLVRAAREAGLRVSPVPGPSALIAALSVAGLPSDRFVFEGFLPAKAGARRERLQVLASEPRTVLFYESSHRIEEMLADAVQAFGGARAAVVARELTKLFETVLDGPLEILAARVAVEADQRKGEFVVLIEGAGDDVDARLAEGRRVYALLAREMKPSLAAKLAADITGAPRKSLYGQGTPDA
- a CDS encoding penicillin-binding protein activator; this translates as MAATAQPSNARTRTTRAVGAPPRALRLLAGAALAAVLANCATVQTTGSAGPVAAPSEAPAAPGRWTFDDTRPAAERDGYRPPRKLAVLLPMSGALATAAAPVRDGLLAGYYGERRERPELAFYDTAGTAAGTANAYSRAIAEGADQVVGPLGREEVDALFHSPAQVPVIALNRGSVQAPGNAAAFSLAPEDEGDAAAQYLLKRNARNVLVLSNGEDAARRSVDALTARLAQNGGSVVATLAIIGDTPVDQTPALQNALAGGAGVDAVYLAIRGNQARVLAPQLSVAGLATRPRVGSSLLAQGTGKAEEDQILDGIVFPTESWSTGASARSLPPLTEVSRDLPTARGGAARLFAFGFDAWLLSGYLEHLARTPDSAIGGATGMLRIAGDGNVMRQPAWATWRNGYVVPQADAGG